A stretch of Pseudomonas sp. CCC3.1 DNA encodes these proteins:
- the groL gene encoding chaperonin GroEL (60 kDa chaperone family; promotes refolding of misfolded polypeptides especially under stressful conditions; forms two stacked rings of heptamers to form a barrel-shaped 14mer; ends can be capped by GroES; misfolded proteins enter the barrel where they are refolded when GroES binds), which produces MAAKEVKFGDSARKKMLAGVNVLADAVKATLGPKGRNVIIEKSFGAPTITKDGVSVAKEIELKDRFENMGAQLVKDVASRANDDAGDGTTTATVLAQSIVNEGLKAVAAGMNPMDLKRGIDKATIAIVKELKSLAKPCADSKAIAQVGTISANSDSSIGDIIAEAMEKVGKEGVITVEEGSGLENELSVVEGMQFDRGYLSPYFVNKPETMTAELDGPLILLVDKKISNIRELLPVLEAVAKAGRPLLIVSEDVEGEALATLVVNNMRGIVKVVAVKAPGFGDRRKAMLQDIAVLTGGTVISEEIGLSLESATLEHLGNAKRVTVTKENTTVIDGAGVEADIQARVTQIRAQVADTTSDYDREKLQERLAKLSGGVAVIKVGAGSEVEMKEKKARVEDALHATRAAVEEGVVPGGGVALVRALQAIAELKGDNADQNVGIALLRRAVEAPLRQIVANSGDEPSVVVDKVKQGSGNYGYNAATGEYGDMIEMGILDPAKVTRSALQAASSIASLMITTEAMIAEIQEDKPAGGGMPDMGGMGGMGGMM; this is translated from the coding sequence ATGGCTGCTAAAGAAGTTAAATTCGGCGATTCCGCCCGTAAAAAGATGCTCGCTGGTGTAAACGTCCTGGCTGACGCAGTAAAAGCGACCCTGGGCCCTAAAGGCCGCAACGTGATCATCGAGAAGAGCTTCGGCGCTCCGACCATCACCAAAGACGGCGTTTCGGTAGCCAAAGAAATCGAGCTGAAAGACCGCTTTGAAAACATGGGCGCGCAGCTGGTTAAAGACGTTGCCTCCCGTGCCAACGATGACGCTGGTGACGGTACTACGACTGCAACCGTTCTGGCTCAGTCGATCGTCAACGAAGGCCTGAAAGCCGTCGCTGCCGGCATGAACCCGATGGACCTGAAGCGCGGCATCGACAAAGCGACCATCGCGATTGTCAAAGAACTGAAATCGCTGGCCAAGCCATGCGCTGACAGCAAAGCAATTGCTCAGGTCGGCACTATTTCTGCCAACTCCGACAGCTCCATCGGCGACATCATTGCCGAAGCCATGGAAAAAGTCGGTAAAGAAGGCGTGATCACCGTTGAAGAAGGCTCGGGCCTGGAAAACGAACTGTCTGTTGTTGAAGGCATGCAGTTTGACCGTGGTTACCTGTCCCCGTACTTCGTCAATAAGCCAGAGACCATGACCGCAGAGCTGGACGGTCCGCTGATCCTGCTGGTCGACAAAAAAATCTCCAACATCCGTGAACTGCTGCCAGTTCTGGAAGCGGTTGCCAAGGCTGGCCGTCCACTGTTGATCGTGAGCGAAGACGTTGAAGGCGAAGCCTTGGCGACTCTGGTTGTGAACAACATGCGCGGTATCGTTAAAGTCGTGGCTGTCAAAGCCCCAGGCTTTGGTGACCGTCGCAAGGCAATGCTGCAGGACATCGCTGTTCTGACTGGCGGTACCGTTATCTCCGAAGAGATCGGTCTGAGCTTGGAAAGCGCTACCCTGGAACACCTGGGTAATGCCAAACGCGTCACCGTCACCAAAGAAAACACCACCGTTATTGACGGTGCTGGCGTTGAAGCTGACATTCAGGCACGTGTTACTCAGATCCGTGCCCAAGTCGCTGATACCACTTCGGACTACGACCGTGAAAAACTGCAAGAGCGTCTGGCCAAGCTGTCTGGCGGCGTTGCAGTGATCAAGGTCGGCGCTGGTTCCGAAGTTGAAATGAAAGAGAAGAAAGCCCGCGTTGAAGACGCTCTGCACGCAACCCGTGCAGCCGTTGAAGAAGGCGTGGTACCTGGCGGTGGCGTGGCACTGGTTCGCGCTCTGCAAGCCATCGCTGAACTGAAAGGCGACAACGCTGATCAGAACGTCGGTATCGCTCTGCTGCGTCGTGCTGTTGAAGCACCTCTGCGCCAGATCGTTGCCAACTCCGGTGACGAGCCAAGCGTAGTTGTCGACAAAGTGAAGCAGGGTTCGGGTAACTACGGTTACAACGCAGCCACTGGCGAATACGGCGACATGATCGAAATGGGTATCCTTGACCCAGCTAAAGTGACTCGTTCGGCTCTGCAAGCGGCTTCGTCGATTGCCAGCCTGATGATCACCACTGAAGCGATGATCGCTGAGATCCAGGAAGACAAACCAGCTGGCGGCGGTATGCCAGACATGGGCGGCATGGGTGGTATGGGCGGCATGATGTAA
- a CDS encoding DUF481 domain-containing protein: MLSRTLLCLAILNVSTPLLADTVWLKNGDRLSGKIKVFDGGKLLIQTDYAGAIPIDWKQVKTLESDQELLVKQDAYVGEKAKSLKPADDGHVTLANGDAPKTVELASIQQIMKPKPLIEDFSWKGNVDVALDYKRADKDTDDYDIDFKTTARHGAWRHHAEGSYNREFQNDVVTTDNWNAEYALDHFIDDKWYWQGRLSYTRDRVEDISRQRTVGTGPGYQFWDDELGAFSLGSLLNRTDYEYSDGQKNNFYSLAMKWDYNRYLVGKTVSIFTNGELGKPLEGASDYSLDAEIGLRYKVTEWASLNLKAEKDLIGSGSGSDNALNKTRYTAGFGVMW; this comes from the coding sequence ATGTTGTCCAGAACCCTGTTATGCCTTGCCATCCTGAATGTGTCCACGCCTTTACTTGCCGACACGGTCTGGCTGAAGAACGGCGATCGGCTGAGCGGAAAAATCAAAGTGTTTGATGGTGGCAAGTTGCTCATTCAGACCGATTATGCGGGCGCCATTCCTATTGACTGGAAGCAAGTCAAAACCCTGGAAAGTGATCAGGAATTGTTGGTCAAACAGGATGCTTACGTCGGTGAAAAGGCCAAGTCGCTCAAACCCGCCGACGATGGGCACGTCACGCTGGCCAATGGTGATGCCCCTAAAACCGTTGAGTTGGCCAGTATCCAGCAAATCATGAAGCCCAAGCCGCTTATCGAAGACTTTTCCTGGAAAGGTAATGTTGATGTTGCGCTGGACTACAAGCGTGCGGACAAAGATACCGATGACTACGACATCGACTTCAAGACCACCGCTCGTCATGGTGCCTGGCGTCATCATGCAGAGGGTTCATATAACCGCGAGTTTCAGAATGATGTCGTCACCACTGACAACTGGAACGCCGAGTATGCGCTCGACCACTTTATTGATGACAAGTGGTATTGGCAGGGGCGTTTGAGTTACACCCGAGACAGGGTCGAAGACATTTCTCGTCAGCGCACTGTGGGTACAGGTCCGGGCTATCAGTTTTGGGATGACGAGCTGGGAGCCTTCTCGCTGGGGTCACTGCTGAACCGTACCGATTACGAATACTCGGACGGCCAGAAAAACAACTTCTACTCGTTGGCCATGAAGTGGGATTACAACCGGTATCTGGTAGGCAAAACAGTATCCATCTTTACCAATGGCGAGCTGGGTAAGCCGCTGGAAGGGGCGTCAGATTACAGCCTCGATGCTGAAATCGGCTTGCGTTATAAAGTGACCGAATGGGCATCGCTCAACCTCAAGGCCGAAAAAGACCTGATTGGCAGCGGAAGTGGTTCGGACAACGCACTCAATAAAACCCGTTACACCGCAGGGTTTGGCGTGATGTGGTAG
- a CDS encoding HugZ family protein has translation MSVEAAKHARELLLKEYRGALSTLSKAMPGFPFGSVVPYCLDELGRPLILISRIAQHTHNLRKDPKCSLMVGERGADDVQAVGRLTYLAEAEQLTDPAAIEAAAERYYRYFPESQSYHTAHDFDFWVLNPVRHRYIGGFGAIHWLDQVTLANPFAGAVEVRMVDHMNEDHANAIAHYIELSGLPRTEPAKMVGLDSEGMHLRIGQSLYWLGFPEACNTSTQVREALVLLARACEWPKKETTQS, from the coding sequence TTGAGCGTTGAAGCTGCCAAGCATGCCCGAGAATTATTGCTCAAGGAATACCGAGGGGCGCTGTCCACGCTCTCCAAAGCGATGCCGGGGTTTCCCTTCGGCTCCGTCGTGCCCTATTGCCTGGATGAGCTGGGGCGGCCACTGATACTGATCAGCCGGATCGCTCAGCACACCCACAATCTGCGCAAAGATCCCAAGTGTTCCCTGATGGTCGGCGAGCGTGGTGCAGACGATGTGCAGGCCGTCGGGCGCCTGACCTATCTGGCCGAAGCCGAGCAACTGACAGACCCTGCTGCCATTGAAGCGGCGGCTGAACGTTACTACCGCTATTTCCCTGAATCGCAGAGCTATCACACGGCGCATGATTTCGACTTCTGGGTGCTAAACCCGGTTCGGCATCGCTATATCGGGGGCTTTGGCGCTATCCACTGGCTGGATCAAGTCACCTTGGCTAACCCTTTTGCCGGGGCGGTCGAAGTGCGCATGGTCGATCACATGAATGAGGACCACGCTAACGCCATCGCTCATTACATTGAATTGAGCGGGCTGCCCCGTACCGAACCGGCAAAAATGGTCGGGCTCGACAGCGAAGGCATGCATTTGCGCATTGGCCAGAGTCTCTATTGGTTGGGTTTTCCGGAGGCTTGTAACACTTCGACACAAGTGCGCGAGGCCTTGGTACTTCTGGCTCGTGCCTGTGAATGGCCGAAAAAAGAAACCACGCAGTCTTGA
- a CDS encoding SDR family oxidoreductase, with protein MQLKDKVIIITGGCQGLGRAMAEYLAAKGAKLALVDLNPQKLELAVAACEAHGVEARAYVCNVADEEQVTQTVGQIAEDFGAINGLVNNAGILRDGLLLKVKDGVMTKMSLAQWQAVIDVNLTGVFLCTREVAAKMIELNNQGAIINISSISRAGNVGQTNYSAAKAGVAAATVTWAKELARYGIRVAGIAPGFIETEMTLGMRPEALEKMTSGIPLKRMGKVEEIAHSAAYIFENDYYSGRILELDGGLRI; from the coding sequence ATGCAACTAAAAGACAAAGTAATCATTATCACTGGCGGCTGCCAAGGGCTAGGTCGCGCAATGGCCGAGTATCTCGCAGCCAAGGGCGCAAAACTGGCACTGGTCGACCTTAACCCGCAAAAGCTCGAGCTGGCTGTAGCCGCCTGTGAGGCCCACGGTGTCGAAGCTCGCGCTTACGTGTGCAACGTGGCGGACGAAGAGCAGGTTACACAAACCGTGGGGCAAATTGCTGAAGACTTTGGCGCGATCAATGGTCTGGTCAACAATGCCGGAATCCTGCGTGACGGCCTGCTTTTAAAGGTCAAGGACGGTGTGATGACCAAGATGAGTCTGGCGCAATGGCAGGCCGTCATCGACGTCAACCTGACCGGGGTGTTCCTGTGCACCCGCGAGGTGGCAGCGAAAATGATCGAACTGAACAACCAGGGCGCAATTATCAATATTTCGTCGATCTCGCGGGCGGGCAACGTTGGCCAAACCAACTACTCAGCCGCCAAGGCAGGCGTGGCAGCGGCAACCGTGACCTGGGCCAAAGAGCTGGCGCGCTACGGCATTCGTGTGGCGGGAATTGCTCCCGGCTTTATCGAAACCGAGATGACGCTGGGCATGAGGCCCGAAGCGCTAGAGAAAATGACCTCAGGCATCCCGCTCAAACGAATGGGAAAAGTTGAGGAGATCGCCCATTCGGCAGCGTACATTTTCGAAAACGATTATTACAGCGGGCGGATTCTGGAGTTGGACGGCGGGTTGCGGATTTAA
- a CDS encoding co-chaperone GroES: MKLRPLHDRVVIRRSEEEKKTAGGIVLPGSAAEKANSGEVIAVGTGRVLDNGEVRALAVKVGDKVVFGPYSGSNTVKVDGEDLLVMAENEILAVIEG; the protein is encoded by the coding sequence ATGAAGCTTCGTCCTCTGCATGACCGCGTCGTAATCCGTCGCAGCGAAGAAGAAAAGAAAACCGCTGGCGGTATCGTTCTGCCGGGTTCGGCTGCCGAGAAAGCCAACAGCGGTGAAGTCATCGCTGTGGGTACTGGTCGCGTTCTGGATAACGGTGAAGTGCGTGCGCTGGCCGTGAAAGTGGGTGACAAGGTTGTGTTCGGCCCTTACTCCGGCAGCAACACTGTGAAAGTCGACGGCGAAGACCTGTTGGTAATGGCTGAGAACGAGATTCTCGCTGTTATCGAAGGCTGA
- a CDS encoding FxsA family protein: MRAFLLLFLLFPVLELYVFFKVSTAIGFFPALLLIIAGSMLGVLVVRVAGLATALSARESLNRGELPAQQMLHGLMMALGGGLLVLPGFISDIAGLLLLFPPVRRFLVNRLRKRAEEQAIRQRAFADEFEAARRPGTQQPLGREPDVIEGEFEHRDK, from the coding sequence ATGCGCGCTTTTCTATTGCTCTTTCTGTTGTTTCCAGTGCTAGAGCTGTACGTCTTTTTCAAGGTCAGCACCGCTATCGGGTTTTTCCCTGCGTTGTTGCTGATCATTGCAGGCTCCATGCTGGGTGTCCTGGTGGTTCGCGTTGCAGGGTTGGCTACCGCCTTGAGTGCACGCGAGAGCCTTAATCGCGGCGAGCTGCCCGCTCAGCAAATGCTGCATGGCCTGATGATGGCATTGGGGGGTGGCTTGCTGGTGCTCCCCGGTTTTATCAGCGACATCGCGGGTCTGTTGTTGCTGTTCCCGCCGGTTCGCCGTTTTCTGGTCAATCGCCTGCGCAAGCGCGCAGAAGAACAGGCCATACGTCAGCGTGCGTTTGCCGATGAGTTTGAAGCAGCACGTCGACCGGGCACGCAGCAACCGTTGGGTCGTGAGCCCGATGTGATTGAAGGCGAGTTCGAACACCGCGACAAGTAA
- a CDS encoding LTA synthase family protein, with translation MRLLHTAPMRYLLLLTGCWLATFLITRGVLLITHLGEAGNHWLPVFGIGLLYDLGFLTYAAVPLGLYLLLCPPALWRRRGHRWFLQGLLTVSVFAMLFTAVAEWLFWDEFGVRFNFIAVDYLVYSDEVLNNVMESYPIGLLLSAIAVVAIALSVALRKPFNAAINSPLPNITGRLATVAGLLLVAGLSLQLLNQDSPRGQGGNAYQHELASNGPYQFFAAFRNNELDYQQFYTSLPTPVVANQLRAELTEPNATFVGKDPLDIRRNIDNPGTPRQPNIVLVTIESLSAKYLGSNGDGRNLTPNLDQLRKESLYFNNFYATGTRTDRGLEAITLAIPPTPGRSIVKRIGRESGFASLGQQLNAVGYDSVFVYGGRGYFDNMNAFFSGNGYRVVDQSSVNEADIHFKNAWGMADEDLYRETLKLADADYAQQKPFLLQLMTTSNHRPYTYPADRIDIKSGNGRDGAVKYTDYAIGQFLNDARKKPWFDNTIFIFVADHTAGSAGKEDLPITNYQIPLFIYAPKLIEARENGQLASQIDLAPTLLGLLNLDYQSTFFGRNLLQENALPARVVVGNYQHLGLFDGKDLAILSPRQGLRRHDEALTASIESRVPATDPLIVRAITYYQAASYGYKQQLLSWKPTGVVPVASH, from the coding sequence ATGCGTTTGCTACACACCGCGCCAATGCGCTACCTGCTTCTGTTGACTGGCTGTTGGCTGGCGACCTTTCTGATCACTCGAGGCGTGCTGCTAATCACCCACCTAGGAGAAGCTGGCAACCATTGGCTGCCCGTGTTTGGCATCGGCTTGCTCTACGACCTCGGTTTTTTGACCTACGCGGCCGTGCCCTTGGGTCTGTATCTGTTGCTGTGCCCGCCTGCTCTGTGGCGTCGCCGTGGACATCGCTGGTTCCTGCAAGGCCTGCTGACCGTCAGCGTGTTCGCCATGCTATTCACCGCCGTGGCCGAATGGTTGTTCTGGGATGAGTTCGGCGTTCGCTTCAACTTTATAGCAGTGGACTACCTGGTTTACTCCGACGAAGTACTGAACAACGTCATGGAGTCCTACCCGATCGGTTTGCTGCTGAGTGCTATCGCTGTGGTGGCGATTGCTTTGAGTGTTGCCTTGCGCAAACCGTTCAATGCAGCCATCAACTCCCCGCTCCCAAACATTACCGGGCGCCTTGCTACGGTGGCTGGCCTGTTGCTGGTCGCGGGGCTGAGCCTGCAATTACTCAATCAGGATAGCCCACGAGGCCAAGGCGGCAACGCCTATCAACATGAACTGGCAAGCAATGGCCCGTATCAGTTTTTCGCCGCGTTCCGCAATAACGAACTGGACTACCAGCAGTTTTATACCAGCCTGCCCACTCCGGTGGTGGCCAACCAATTGCGCGCTGAGCTGACTGAACCCAACGCAACCTTTGTCGGCAAAGACCCGCTGGATATTCGTCGCAATATCGACAACCCCGGCACCCCGCGCCAGCCCAACATTGTGCTGGTGACCATCGAGAGCCTCAGCGCCAAGTACTTGGGCAGCAACGGTGACGGCCGTAACCTGACGCCCAACCTGGATCAGTTGCGTAAAGAGAGCCTGTACTTCAATAACTTCTACGCCACCGGTACCCGTACCGACCGCGGGCTGGAAGCGATCACCCTGGCCATTCCGCCAACGCCGGGGCGCTCTATCGTCAAGCGCATCGGCCGTGAAAGCGGCTTCGCCAGCTTGGGCCAACAGCTAAATGCTGTGGGGTATGACAGCGTGTTTGTGTACGGCGGGCGCGGCTACTTTGACAACATGAACGCCTTCTTCAGTGGCAACGGCTACCGCGTGGTCGACCAAAGCAGCGTCAATGAAGCCGACATCCATTTCAAAAACGCGTGGGGCATGGCTGACGAAGACCTGTACCGTGAAACACTGAAACTGGCCGATGCTGACTACGCCCAGCAAAAGCCGTTTTTGCTGCAACTGATGACCACCTCAAACCATCGTCCTTATACCTACCCGGCAGACCGAATCGACATAAAGTCAGGCAACGGCCGTGACGGTGCGGTGAAGTACACCGACTACGCCATCGGCCAGTTCCTCAACGATGCGCGTAAAAAGCCGTGGTTCGATAACACGATCTTTATCTTCGTCGCTGACCACACGGCCGGCAGTGCGGGCAAAGAAGACTTGCCGATAACCAACTACCAGATCCCGCTGTTTATCTACGCACCCAAGTTGATTGAAGCACGTGAGAATGGGCAACTGGCCAGCCAGATTGACCTTGCACCGACCTTGCTGGGCTTGCTGAATCTGGATTATCAATCGACCTTCTTTGGCCGCAACCTGCTGCAAGAAAACGCGCTGCCAGCCCGAGTGGTGGTCGGTAACTATCAGCATTTGGGCCTGTTTGACGGTAAAGATCTGGCGATTTTGAGCCCGCGCCAAGGCTTGCGTCGCCATGATGAAGCGCTGACAGCCAGTATTGAGTCCCGTGTACCGGCGACCGATCCGCTGATTGTGCGGGCGATTACCTACTATCAGGCCGCCAGCTATGGCTACAAACAGCAGCTCTTGAGTTGGAAGCCAACAGGGGTTGTGCCCGTGGCGTCGCACTAA